A DNA window from Vigna unguiculata cultivar IT97K-499-35 chromosome 10, ASM411807v1, whole genome shotgun sequence contains the following coding sequences:
- the LOC114167493 gene encoding arginase 1, mitochondrial translates to MSNIVRRGIHYMPALNAAKVSAAMLEKGQSRVIDASLTLIRERAKLKGELVRALGGAKATSTLLGVPLGHNSSFLQGPAFAPPRIREAIWCGSTNSTTEEGKELQDARVLTDVGDVPIQEIRDCGVDDHRLMNVIGESVKLVMDEDPLRPLVLGGDHSISFPVIRAVSEKLGGPVDVLHLDAHPDNYDAFEGNIYSHASSFARVMEGDYVRRLLQVGIRSITAEGRAQAKKFGVEQYEMRTFSRDRHFLENLKLGEGVKGVYISIDVDCLDPAFAPGVSHIEPGGLSFRDVLNILHNLQGDVVAGDVVELNPQRDTVDGMTAMVAAKLVRELAAKISK, encoded by the exons ATGTCCAATATAGTACGCAGAGGTATTCATTACATGCCAGCACTAAATGCAGCAAAAGTATCTGCTGCTATGCTAGAGAAAGGCCAAAGTCGTGTTATAGATGCTTCACTTACACTTATTCGAGAAAGAGCAAAGCTAAAG GGAGAACTTGTGCGTGCTTTGGGAGGCGCTAAAGCAACTTCAACTCTTCTTGGAGTTCCTTTGGGACATAATTCATCATTCCTACAAGGACCTGCATTTGCACCTCCTCGCATTAGGGAGGCCATTTGGTGTGGTAGCACAAACTCGACAACTGAAGAAG GCAAGGAGTTACAAGATGCGCGGGTTCTTACTGATGTTGGTGATGTCCCAATTCAAGAAATTCGAGATTGTGGGGTAGATGATCACAGATTAATGAATGTAATTGGTGAATCTGTAAAGTTAGTGATGGATGAG GATCCATTACGCCCCTTAGTTTTGGGTGGTGATCACTCAATATCATTTCCAGTTATCCGAGCTGTCTCTGAGAAGCTTGGAGGACCTGTTGATGTTCTTCATCTTGATGCCCATCCTGATAACTATGATGCCTTTGAAGGAAACATTTATTCACATGCTTCTTCTTTTGCTCGAGTCATGGAGGGCGACTATGTTCGACGACTTTTGCAG GTCGGTATAAGATCAATAACAGCTGAAGGGCGTGCACAAGCCAAAAAATTTGGAGTTGAGCAATATGAGATGCGGACATTTTCAAGAGATCGACACTTCTTAGAAAATCTG AAACTAGGAGAAGGTGTTAAAGGTGTATACATCTCAATAGACGTGGATTGTCTAGATCCAGCCTTTGCTCCTGGAGTGTCTCACATAGAGCCAGGAGGTCTTTCGTTCCGTGATGTTCTCAACATCCTGCACAATCTTCAAGGTGATGTTGTGGCTGGAGACGTGGTTGAATTAAACCCTCAACGTGATACTGTCGATGGAATGACTGCCATGGTAGCTGCTAAGCTGGTGAGAGAACTTGCTGCGAAGATTTCCAAGTGA